One Capsicum annuum cultivar UCD-10X-F1 chromosome 2, UCD10Xv1.1, whole genome shotgun sequence genomic window carries:
- the LOC107857922 gene encoding classical arabinogalactan protein 2 yields MARQFVVLAFLFVVVVAGLTNAAADSISISPSASSPYADADADADYDSDVSSPPIPASSPSGAPTPSSISAAPAGSPDAADAPAAAGPGVSPAAADDDY; encoded by the coding sequence ATGGCACGTCAATTTGTTGTTTTGGCTTTTCTTTTCGTTGTCGTTGTTGCAGGGCTAACAAACGCCGCTGCAGATTCCATTTCCATTTCACCTTCTGCATCAAGCCCTTACGCTGATGCTGATGCTGATGCTGATTATGATTCAGATGTTTCATCTCCACCTATACCAGCAAGTTCACCATCTGGAGCTCCTACTCCATCTTCAATTTCTGCAGCACCAGCTGGTTCACCAGATGCTGCTGATGCCCCTGCTGCCGCTGGTCCAGGGGTCTCACCTGCTGCCGCTGATGACGACTACTAA
- the LOC124896220 gene encoding uncharacterized protein LOC124896220, which yields MRTYLRAYDLWQAVEVGEEVNPLPDNLTMTQIKNHREEVTKNFKALSCIQLALLKVIFARVMASEIAKEAWDKLKEEFHGSQKIRQIKVINLRREFEILRMNDLETIEEFSNKLMKVVKKIRLLGEELTDSRIVEKVLVSLPKRFEEKIFSLEDLKDLTKLSPSELVHALQAQEQRRSLRLEESTETALQAKFKRKMQLQKDGPRNFY from the coding sequence ATGAGAACATACTTGCGAGCATATGATCTGTGGCAAGCAGTAGAGGTTGGAGAAGAGGTAAATCCTTTGCCAGATAATCTAACAATGACGCAAATTAAGAATCACAGAGAAGAAGTTACAAAAAACTTTAAAGCTCTCTCTTGCATACAATTAGCACTGTTGAAAGTAATTTTTGCTAGAGTTATGGCGAGTGAGATCGCAAAGGAGGCATGGGACAAGTTGAAAGAAGAATTTCATGGAAGTcaaaaaattagacaaataaaagtgataaatctGAGAAGAGAGTTTGAAATTCTCAGAATGAATGATTTAGAAACTATTGAAGAATTCTCCAACAAGTTGATGAAGGTTGTAAAAAAAATCAGACTTTTGGGAGAAGAGCTTACAGATTCAAGAATCGTGGAAAAGGTTCTTGTGAGTTTGCCGAAAAGATTTGAAGAAAAGATCTTCTCACTCGAAGATTTGAAGGATCTCACAAAACTGTCACCTTCAGAACTTGTACATGCTCTTCAAGCTCAAGAGCAAAGAAGATCTTTAAGGCTAGAAGAATCTACTGAAACTGCTCTTCAAGCCAAGTTCAAAAGGAAGATGCAGTTGCAAAAGGATGGTCCCAGAAACTTCTACTAA